The sequence CGCCGTGTCGTCCGTCGCCCAGAGTTCGCGGGCGAGGTCCTGCTGGGTCTTCAGCCGCTTGGCGAGGGCGCGCAGCTTGCCGAGGTGGACGCCGTGGTCGTCGCCGTGCCTCTCGTTGACCGCGCGCATCTTCGGGTCGTCGAGACCGGCCAGCTCGGCCATGACCTGCGCCGTTGTCATCCCGGTCATCCCGGCCTCCTCTCCGTCGCGGAAGTTCCACCCTAGGCCCGGGCCCGCCCCCTCGCCCCTGGCCGCCCGGGCGTTGTCAGTGGGGCCGCCTAAGGTCTCCTCCATGGCGACGCTCCCGAACCTTCTGCCCTCCCTGGCCTCCTCCGGCCTGGACCTCCCGCCCGGCTCCCTGGTGGACGCCACGCTGGACGGCCCCTGGCACGAACCGCTGCTCTGGTACGCGGACGGGCCCGCCGCTCCCCGTGACTGGACGGCCCTGCGGACGGCCGGGCGGCGGCTGGGGCTGCTGCCGGTGCTGGTCAGCGGGGGCTCGCGCGGCCAGTGGCCCGAGGAGTGGGACCTGTGCCCGGACGCGACGACGTATCCGGGCGACCACGACGCCGACGAGGTCCTGGCGGGGTACTGGGCGGATGACGCGGACGACGAGGTGGGCTCCGGCGACGGCACGGAGCGCTCCTCCGACCCCTGGCCCGGCCTCGCCCCGGCCCCGGCGGAGGAGTCCGGTGAGGACCCGGACGAGGCGGCCGCCGGGCTCGCGGGCGTGATCACGGCCGACCCGGACAGCTGGCTCGGCGGAGCCCGGATGGCGCTCGTCCCGGCCCGCCGCAGCGCCGACATACCGGCCGCGATCGGCTGGTCGGGCCCGGTGAACCACGAGAACGACGTGGCCCGGCTCTGCGCGGTGCTCCGCTCCTGGGAGGACCGCTACGACGTGCGGGTCGTGGTGCTGGGCTTCGACACGATGATCGTCTCCGTGGGCCGCCCGCCGACCACCCTGGCCGAGGCCCGCGCGCTGGCCGCCGAGCACTACGCGTTCTGCCCGGACAACATCGACCAGTCCCCGCCCTACGACCTGGACGCGTACGCCGAGAAGCACGTCCTCGACCAGGAGGTGTGGTCGTTCTGGTGGGACTGACCCGGGCCTCAGCAGGGTGAAGGCGCGGTGGCGGTCGCCGTACCCGCCACCGCCGTGGTCACTTTCGTAGCATTCATGGCACAGGTCGACTGGCCCTGACAGAAAGTGTCCACCCCCATGAACGACACGAACCCTCCGACCACGGCAGCCGCGGCAGCGGCCGAGGCCGCCGAACGCCTGATAGCCGAGTACCGCGCACTGCCCCCGGGCAGTGACCGCAAGCGCGAGATCATCACCGAGCTGGACGCCAACGCGCAGGCGCTGCCGTTCCTCGTCTCGGTGGTCGCCGACGCCGAGGAGTACGACCTCGCCCGCGTGGAGAGCGCCACCGTCCTGCGGGTCTGGCCCCCGGACGACCCCGACCTCCGCCGCCGCGCGGGCCGCGCCCTGCTCACCGCCCTGCGGGAGCCGGAGGAGGACCTGGTCCGCCAGTACGCGGCGATGTCCCTGGCGCCCTACACCTCGGACCCGCTCGTCGCGATGGCCCTGGACTCCACCGCCCGCGCGGACCAGGACCCGCTCGTACGGGACAGCGCCCGGTTCTCCATCAAGGAGGCCCACCGGCTCCAGGAGACCGGAGCCGGCGGCCCCTGAGAGCCGCTCAGACCCTGCCCTGTCCTCCGAGCCACTGGGCGGCCTCGGTCGCCCAGTAGGTGAGGATCATCTGCGCCCCGGCCCGCCGGATCCCGGTCAGGCTCTCCAGGATCGCCTTGTCCCGGTCGATCCAGCCCTTCTCGGCGGCGGCCTCGATCATCGCGTACTCGCCGCTGATCTGGTACGCCGCGACCGGCACGTCCACCGACTGAGCGACCTTGGCGAGGATGTCCAGATACGGTCCGGCGGGCTTCACCATGACCATGTCGGCGCCCTCCTCCAGGTCCAGCGCCAGCTCCCGCAGCGACTCCCGGGCGTTGGCCGGGTCCTGCTGGTAGGTCTTGCGGTCGCCGGTGAGCGAGGAGCCGACGGCCTCACGGAAGGGGCCGTAGAAGGCGGAGCTGTACTTGGCGGAGTAGGCGAGGATCGACACGTCCTCGTACCCGGTCTGGTCCAGGGCGTCCCGGACGACGCCGACCTGGCCGTCCATCATGCCGCTGGGGCCGACCACATGGGCTCCGGCGTCCGCCTGGACCTGGGCCATCTCCGCGTACCGCTCCAGGGTCGCGTCGTTGTCCACCCGGCCGTCGGCCGTCAGGACCCCGCAGTGGCCGTGGTCGGTGTACTCGTCCAGGCACAGGTCCGACATGACGACCAGGTCGTCGCCGACCTCCTCGCGCACCGCCCGCAGCCCGAGCTGGAGGATGCCGTCCGGGTCGGTGCCCGCCGTGCCCCGGGCGTCCTTCTTCGCGTCCTCCGGCACCCCGAAGAGCATGATCCCCGAGACCCCGGCCGTCACCGCCTCGACGGCCGCCTTCCGCAGGGTGTCCAGGGTGTGCTGGTGCACGCCGGGCATGGCCGAGATGGCGACCGGGGCGTCGATGCCCTCCCGTACGAACGCGGGCAGGATCAGGTTCGCCGGGTCGAGACGGGTCTCGGCGACCATCCGCCGCATCGCCGGGGTCGTCCGCAGCCGCCGGGGGCGGGAGCCGGGGAAGTTTCCGTACGCAGTCATCCTTCGACGATAGACCCGCCCCCATCGCCCTCTTACCGACACCCGCGCCGGAAAAGGCCCCGGAAAAGGCGGTGGGCCCGGCCGCCGAAGCGACCGGGCCCACCCACCTGCGTAACTCTGCTACGTCGTCGTCCGGCGCCTGCGCGCACCCGGGCGCCGCTCGCTCGGCCGGGTCACCGGGTCGCCGGCCTCCTTCGCCGCGTCCCGCCGCTGCGCGCCGAAGGCGGAGAGCGCCTCGGCGAGCTTGTGCACGGACGGCTCCGGGGACAGGACGTCCACGCGCAGCCCGTGCTCCTCGGCGGTCTTCGCCGTGGCCGGGCCGATACACGCGATGACGGTCACGTTGTGCGGCTTGCCCGCGATGCCGACCAGGTTGCGCACCGTCGAGGACGAGGTGAACAGGACCGCGTCGAAGCCGCCGCCCTTGATCGCCTCGCGGGTGTCGGCCGGCGGCGGCGAGGCGCGGACCGTGCGGTACGCGGTGACGTCGTCGACCTCCCAGCCCAACTCGATGAGCCCGGCCACCAGGGTCTCGGTGGCGATGTCGGCGCGCGGCAGGAACACCCGGTCGATCGGGTCGAAGACCGGGTCGTAGGGCGGCCAGTCCTCCAGCAGCCCGGCGGCGGACTGCTCACCGGAGGGCACCAGGTCCGGCTTCACCCCGAAGTCGACCAGCGCGGCGGCGGTCTGCTCGCCGACGGCCGCGACCTTGATCCCGGCGAAGGCGCGGGCGTCGAGACCGTACTCCTCGAACTTCTCCCGGACCGCCTTGACCGCGTTGACGCTGGTGAAGGCGATCCACTCGTAGCGCCCGGTGACCAGGCCCTTGACCGCGCGCTCCATCTGCTGGGGCGTACGCGGCGGTTCGACGGCGATCGTCGGGACCTCGTGCGGCACCGCACCGTAGGAACGCAGCTGGTCGGAGAGCGACGCGGCCTGCTCCTTCGTCCGCGGCACGAGCACCTTCCAGCCGAACAGCGGCTTGGACTCGAACCACGCGAGCTGGTCGCGCTGGGCGGCGGCACTGCGCTCACCGACCACGGCTATGACCGGCCGGTGCCCCTCCGGGGAGGGCAGCACCTTGGCCTGCTTGAGCGTCTGGGCGATCGTCCCGAGGGTCGCCGTCCAGGTGCGCTGGCGGGTGGTGGTGCCCGCGATCGTCACGGTGAGCGGGGTGTCGGGCTTGCGGCCCGCCGAGACCAGCTCACCGGCGGCGGCCGCGACCGAGTCCAGCGTGGTGGAGACGACGGCGGTCGCATCGCTCGCGCCGACCTCGCTCCAGCACCGGTCGGAGGCGGTACGGGCGTCGACGAAGCGCACGTCGGCGCCCTGCGCGTCACGCAGCGGCACCCCGGCGTACGCGGGCACGCCGACGGCGTTGGCGACACCCGGGACGACCTCGAAGGGCACCCCGGCGGCGGCGCAGGCGAGCATCTCCGCGCCCGCGTCGCCGTCCAGGCCCGGGTCGCCCGCGACAGCACGGACCACCCGCCTGCCGCCCTTCGCTGCCTCCATGACAAGATTGGCCGCATCCCTGAGAACGGGTACTCCGGCGGCTGTTGACGCCACGTCAACAACCGTCAGCTCAGGCGTGCTTACGCCTGCCCGCGCATGGCCGCGAACGACGTCGAGAACGTCCGGTTCGGCGACAAGGACGTCCGCGCTCGCAAGCGCCTCGACGGCGCGCAGCGTCAGCAGTCCCGGGTCGCCGGGACCAGCGCCGAGGAAGGTGACCTGACCTTGTGGGGACAGGGCAGGAAAGTCGGATACGGCGGGGCCGGTGGGGCTCAAAGTGCTCGCTCCCCCATAAGACCGGCCGCACCCTTGGCGAGCATCTCGGCCGCGAGTTCGCGACCGAGGGCCGCCGCGTCGTCGTGCGACGTGGGGACGGGACCGGTGGTGGACAGCTGCACCAGCGAGGAACCGTCGGTGGAACCGACGACTCCGCGCAGGCGCAGTTCGTTGACAACCTGTCCGTCGACCAGGAGGTCGGCCAGCGCACCCACAGGTGCGGAGCAGCCGGCCTCCAGGGCGGCGAGCAGGGCACGTTCGGCGGTCACGGCGGCCCGGGTGTACGGGTCGTCGAGCTCGGCGAGCGCGGCGGCGAGGTCGGCGCTGGTCGCAGCGCACTCGATCGCCAGTGCTCCCTGGCCGGGAGCGGGCAAAACGGTGTCGACCGGCAGGAAGTCGGTCACCTCACCGGTACGGCCCAGACGGCTGAGCCCGGCCGCGGCGAGAACCACCGCGTCCAGCTCCCCGTCCCGCACGAACCCGATGCGCGTGTCGACGTTGCCCCGGATGGGGACGGTCTCGATCCGCAGGCCGTGCGAGCGGGCGTACGCGTTGAGCTGCGCCATCCGGCGCGGCGAACCGGTGCCGATGCGGGCGCCGTCGGGCAGCTGCTCGAAGGTCAGCCCGTCGCGGGCCACCAGCGCGTCGCGCGGGTCCTCGCGCTGCGGCACGGCGGCCAGCACCAGCTCGTCCGGCTGGGAGGTGGGGAGGTCCTTGAGCGAGTGGACGGCGAAGTCCACCTCGCCCCGCAGCAGCGCCTCGCGCAGGGCCGCGACGAACACGCCGGTGCCGCCGATCTGCGCCAGGTGCTCGCGGGAGGTGTCCCCGTACGTGGTGATCTCGACGAGCTCCACGGCGCGCCCGGTCACCTCGCGGACCGCCTCGGC is a genomic window of Streptomyces sp. SID8374 containing:
- the hemC gene encoding hydroxymethylbilane synthase, which encodes MTDNSSPGARSSAPLRLGTRRSKLAMAQSGLVAEAVREVTGRAVELVEITTYGDTSREHLAQIGGTGVFVAALREALLRGEVDFAVHSLKDLPTSQPDELVLAAVPQREDPRDALVARDGLTFEQLPDGARIGTGSPRRMAQLNAYARSHGLRIETVPIRGNVDTRIGFVRDGELDAVVLAAAGLSRLGRTGEVTDFLPVDTVLPAPGQGALAIECAATSADLAAALAELDDPYTRAAVTAERALLAALEAGCSAPVGALADLLVDGQVVNELRLRGVVGSTDGSSLVQLSTTGPVPTSHDDAAALGRELAAEMLAKGAAGLMGERAL
- a CDS encoding DUF4253 domain-containing protein is translated as MATLPNLLPSLASSGLDLPPGSLVDATLDGPWHEPLLWYADGPAAPRDWTALRTAGRRLGLLPVLVSGGSRGQWPEEWDLCPDATTYPGDHDADEVLAGYWADDADDEVGSGDGTERSSDPWPGLAPAPAEESGEDPDEAAAGLAGVITADPDSWLGGARMALVPARRSADIPAAIGWSGPVNHENDVARLCAVLRSWEDRYDVRVVVLGFDTMIVSVGRPPTTLAEARALAAEHYAFCPDNIDQSPPYDLDAYAEKHVLDQEVWSFWWD
- the hemB gene encoding porphobilinogen synthase, coding for MTAYGNFPGSRPRRLRTTPAMRRMVAETRLDPANLILPAFVREGIDAPVAISAMPGVHQHTLDTLRKAAVEAVTAGVSGIMLFGVPEDAKKDARGTAGTDPDGILQLGLRAVREEVGDDLVVMSDLCLDEYTDHGHCGVLTADGRVDNDATLERYAEMAQVQADAGAHVVGPSGMMDGQVGVVRDALDQTGYEDVSILAYSAKYSSAFYGPFREAVGSSLTGDRKTYQQDPANARESLRELALDLEEGADMVMVKPAGPYLDILAKVAQSVDVPVAAYQISGEYAMIEAAAEKGWIDRDKAILESLTGIRRAGAQMILTYWATEAAQWLGGQGRV
- a CDS encoding bifunctional uroporphyrinogen-III C-methyltransferase/uroporphyrinogen-III synthase; the encoded protein is MSPTGPAVSDFPALSPQGQVTFLGAGPGDPGLLTLRAVEALASADVLVAEPDVLDVVRGHARAGVSTPELTVVDVASTAAGVPVLRDAANLVMEAAKGGRRVVRAVAGDPGLDGDAGAEMLACAAAGVPFEVVPGVANAVGVPAYAGVPLRDAQGADVRFVDARTASDRCWSEVGASDATAVVSTTLDSVAAAAGELVSAGRKPDTPLTVTIAGTTTRQRTWTATLGTIAQTLKQAKVLPSPEGHRPVIAVVGERSAAAQRDQLAWFESKPLFGWKVLVPRTKEQAASLSDQLRSYGAVPHEVPTIAVEPPRTPQQMERAVKGLVTGRYEWIAFTSVNAVKAVREKFEEYGLDARAFAGIKVAAVGEQTAAALVDFGVKPDLVPSGEQSAAGLLEDWPPYDPVFDPIDRVFLPRADIATETLVAGLIELGWEVDDVTAYRTVRASPPPADTREAIKGGGFDAVLFTSSSTVRNLVGIAGKPHNVTVIACIGPATAKTAEEHGLRVDVLSPEPSVHKLAEALSAFGAQRRDAAKEAGDPVTRPSERRPGARRRRTTT